The DNA region CGTTCGTAAAAACTTTTTTCGTCTTTACCAGGATGTGGTTTAAAGTTTGGATGGCTGCGGAGTTTTTCGAGGATGGATTTTTCTTCTGAAGTAAGATCCTTTGGTGTCCAAATGGTAATGTGAATTAGTTCGTCTCCTTTTTCGTAGGATTGTACGGATGGGAGTCCCAGATCCTTGAGTCTGAAAATCTTGCCGGCTTGGGTTCCCGCCGGAACCTTGATTTTTGCAGCACTCTGGAGCGTGGGTACTTCCATCTGGCAACCTAAGGCTGCATCAGCAAAATTTAAATATAAATCGTAATGGATGTTGTTTCCTTCCCGACTAAAATACTCATGGGGTTTTTGTTCGATGCTTATTAATAAATCACCGGCAGGTCCTCCTTTACTTCCTGCATTGCCTTTTCCCCGTAAAGACAATTGCATTCCGTCTTCTACACCAGCTGGAATTTGGATGTCAATGGTTTCTTCACCTACTTCCATTCCAGATCCCCTGCATGATGTACATGCCGCAGAAATCATTTGACCGGTCCCGTTACAAGTAGGACAGGTGGTTGTGGTTTGCATTTGACCCAGAAAGGTATTTTTTACTTGTCGTACATACCCCTGACCATTACAAGAACTGCAGGTTTTAACAGATTTAGCATCTTTAGCACCTGAGCCATTACAGGTTTTACAATTGACTTGTTTTTTTACTTTTATTTTCTTGGTGATTCCGCTTGCAATTTCTTCCAAAGTCATACTGACTTTGATCCGAAGATTACTTCCTTTTGAACCTCCCTGAGCTCTGCCACCTCCTCCACTGCGTCCTCCAAAAAATGATTCAAAGGGCGAACCTGAATCTCCAAAAATATCTCCGAAATGACTGAAAATATCATCCATGGTCATGCCATTTCCACCATTGCCTCCAAATCCAGCATTTGGGTCAACTCCAGCATGTCCATAACGATCATAGCGTGCTTTTTTATCAGCATCGCTCAATATTTCATAAGCTTCTGCAGCTTCTTTAAATTTTTCTTCTGCAGATTTATCCCCTGGATTTCGGTCGGGATGAAATTGCATTGCCACTTTACGATATGCTTTTTTAATTGCATCCGCATCAGCTCCTTTGCTTACTCCCAATATTTCGTAAAAATCTCTTTTTGCCATTTCGTAATTCCAAATTTGAAAATCCGCTTACTTGCAAACTACTACTTTTGCAAATCGAATAATTTTATGATTTAATAAATAACCTTTTTCAAGGGTATCGAAAATTTTTCCTTTTTGACTTTCATCTGCTCCGGGAATTTCAGTAATTGCTTCATGAAACTCAGGATCAAAATCTTTTCCGTTGGTATCCATTATTTCTAAACCCTTAGATTGCAACAATCCCAATAATTTGTGATGCACCAATCGCATGCCTTCCGGAAAAATTTGTTCGTTTTCCTGTGTTTCTGATAACTTCTTTGCCCGATCAAAATCATCCAATACTACCAATAAATCCTGGATTAATTCCTGAGATGCATTGCGAATGGTATCTATTTTTTCTTTAATCGTACGCTTTTTGTAATTGTCAAATTCTGCAAATAAACGTATGTATTTATCTTTCTGATCGGCCAATTCTGCTTTTAAAACAACAAGAGGGTCTGGGCCGGATTCTGCCGTGGATTTTTCAGTTTGCTCTGTGTCCAGTCCATTTGTTAGCTCTTCACTTTCGGGTATTTGCTGCTCTTCTGTCATACTATTAAATTCTATTTCACTGGAAAGACTAAGGTCAATTATACTGCCACAACTGAAATTAGGTCAATTTGTCAGTTTTTTAGTATTTGAAACGCCAAAAAATCATCTAATTCACGAATACTAGGGTCCGCTAACATGATAATTTGGTCAGGTCCAATCAGGTATTTTGCTGGAATTGACTTAATCCTATAAATTTTAGCCAATTGACTTTCAAACATGTTGGGTTCGATGACATGATGAGGCCAGATCAATCCATCGTTTTCAATGGCTTTTAAAGCAGCAGCCGGATCCCGGTCAAAAGCAATGCTTAAAAACTGAATTCCTTCTGCATTTTTAAATTTTTGATCTTTATAATGGGCGTACATCATAGTTAGAATTTTATTTTCCTGACGGCAGGGAGCGCACCAGGAACCCCAAAAATCAATTAAAACATACTGTCCTTTAAAACTATCTAAATTGATTATATTTTTCCGCAAATTTTCAACTTCAAAATTGGGAGCTTGCTGTCCCAATACCAGCATGGTATTGAAAAAAAAATAATAAATCAGGTAAGAAAAAAATAAAATGCCACCAAGGCCTAAGAGGTATTTCTGCATAATAAGTATAAGAGGCTGCAATATTACTTAATTTTGAGGTCCGATAAATCACGGGCAATCAATTAAATCTATTTATGAAGCGTATTATAACACCAGGGACCCTGCCCACTCCAGATTTACATCAATATTTGTTAGGGGCGGTGGCACCGCGACCGATTGCCTTTGTGAGCACGATAGATCCTGAAGGACGGGTTAATCTGGCGCCTTACAGTTTTTTTAATGCCTTTAGCAGCAATCCGCCCATTTTGGTTTTTTCGTCAAACCGTCGGGTTGAAAACAATACGACCAAAGACACCCTACATAATATTATGGCATCCAGGGAATGTGTGGTGAATGTAGTTTCATATCCCATCGTTCGCCAAATGATGGTCTGTTCAGTTGATTTTCCAACTGGCATCAGTGAATTTGAACAAACGGGATTGACTCCAGTGCCTGCTTCACAAGTAAAACCACCCTTAGTAAAGGAATCACCAGTCAATATGGAATGCCGTGTCACAGAAATTCTAACACTGGGAGACCAAGGTGGTGCAGGTCATTTGATCATCTGCAATGTGGTCTGTATGCATATTGATGAATCAGTTTTAGATGAAAACCAACGGATTGATCCGCATAAAATTGATCTTATGGGTCGCATGGGTCGTGCATTTTATGTACGTGCAAGTGGTGCTGCTGTTATGAGCATGCCCCAATCTCATAAATTGCCGGTTGTAGGCTATCCAAAGCTACCGGAACACATCCGCCAAAGTAAATTTATTACTGCCAACCTCATTGGGGCACTGGCAGGAATGAAAGAATTGCCCACAAATCAGGAAGCAATCACCACGATTTTAAGCTGGGAATCAGGTGATCAAATTTTAAAATTAGATCCCGATACCAAACACCAGATTGCACAGGAGTATTTTAATGGAAATCATTTGGAAAAAGCAGCCGCTTTGCTGATGAGTATTTAGTTGCGCTGGTATGCTTTGGTTTTTATTAATTCTTGTTTTATTTTTTTTATAAACCAGGGACCTTCATAAATCATTCCGGTATAAATTTGAATCCAGTTTGCACCGGCTTTCAGTCGTTCAATAGCCACAGCTTCATTCATTATTCCTCCAACGCCAATTAAAATAAGTTTTGGTTCCGCTTTTGATTTTAAATGCTGCAAAGCATGCAAAGATTTTACATGCAAAGCTTCTCCACTTAATCCGCCGCTTTCTTTTGCAATTTCTTTTTCTATTAAAAAATCAGGACGGTCAATGGTGGTATTGGAAACAATAATTCCAGAAAAGTCATTGGCCTGAACCACTTCTAAAATATCATCCAAAGCTTCTTCACTTAAATCAGGAGCTATTTTTAAAAACAAAGGTTTTCTATTTAAATGCTTTTTATTTTCTAATTGAACGGCAGACAACAACGCGTTCAATGGTTCTTTATCTTGCAATGCTCTTAGACCCGGTGTATTTGGCGAACTTACATTAATGGTAAAATAATCTACAAAATCAAACAAGGCAGTAAAACAATATAGATAATCTTGTATAATTTGATCATCCTGGCTTTCTTTGTTTTTTCCAATATTTCCGCCAAGGATTAATCCATCCGGTTTATTGAATTTTTTTAAGCGGTCAACCAATGCATCTACGCCTTGATTATTAAAACCCATTCGATTTATAATCGACCGGTCTTTAATGAGTCGGAATAATCTTGGTTTAGGATTTCCGGATTGAGGACGTTTGGTCACGGTACCCAATTCGATATGACCAAAACCTAAAAGCATCAATGCATTTAACCAGTTTCCATCTTTATCAAAACCTGCGGCCAAGCCGATGGGATTCGTTGCTTTCATCCCGCTGATTTCTGTGTGCAATAAATCGGATTCAAATTTAAATGAGCGTTTGAGTAATTGAGAAATTACTGGAATTTTTAATGAAAAAACCAGTAAATCCATTGTTAGATGATGAGCCAGTTCAGCATCCAATAAAAAGAAAATTGATTTAAGAAGTTTCCACATGCTGGCTAACTCAATCTTCATCCATCTTTAACGAAAACACGTCTTTTAAGTCTGAAAGTTTATGGTTACTTGCAACCATCATATCCCATTTTTCATTGGCGGATAATTTTTTTACAACTTTTTTTTCTTCCAGTGCAGCCAGTTCAGGATCTATTTCAATTCGACTGGTAATGTTTTTTGTTGAAAAGGTATTGCGTATTTTTTCATCGAGCTTTAATTCCATTCGAATGGAATCTCTTACAATGCTTGAACCGGTTAAAATGGTAATGCTGTGTGGTTCCCATTTTACTTTGGTGCTGTTTAACATAACTTTGAACGAAGCAGATTTTTCTTCCCGTTTACAATCTTCCCAAAATTGAATAAAGTTTTCCTCCGTAAAATCGATTAATTTCTCTTGCTTTTGTTTTTCATCTGCTTCAATTTTTTGTTTCAATGAATCCAGATTCCCCAGTT from Saprospiraceae bacterium includes:
- the dnaJ gene encoding molecular chaperone DnaJ, encoding MAKRDFYEILGVSKGADADAIKKAYRKVAMQFHPDRNPGDKSAEEKFKEAAEAYEILSDADKKARYDRYGHAGVDPNAGFGGNGGNGMTMDDIFSHFGDIFGDSGSPFESFFGGRSGGGGRAQGGSKGSNLRIKVSMTLEEIASGITKKIKVKKQVNCKTCNGSGAKDAKSVKTCSSCNGQGYVRQVKNTFLGQMQTTTTCPTCNGTGQMISAACTSCRGSGMEVGEETIDIQIPAGVEDGMQLSLRGKGNAGSKGGPAGDLLISIEQKPHEYFSREGNNIHYDLYLNFADAALGCQMEVPTLQSAAKIKVPAGTQAGKIFRLKDLGLPSVQSYEKGDELIHITIWTPKDLTSEEKSILEKLRSHPNFKPHPGKDEKSFYERMKEYFS
- a CDS encoding nucleotide exchange factor GrpE, whose product is MTEEQQIPESEELTNGLDTEQTEKSTAESGPDPLVVLKAELADQKDKYIRLFAEFDNYKKRTIKEKIDTIRNASQELIQDLLVVLDDFDRAKKLSETQENEQIFPEGMRLVHHKLLGLLQSKGLEIMDTNGKDFDPEFHEAITEIPGADESQKGKIFDTLEKGYLLNHKIIRFAKVVVCK
- a CDS encoding TlpA family protein disulfide reductase — translated: MQKYLLGLGGILFFSYLIYYFFFNTMLVLGQQAPNFEVENLRKNIINLDSFKGQYVLIDFWGSWCAPCRQENKILTMMYAHYKDQKFKNAEGIQFLSIAFDRDPAAALKAIENDGLIWPHHVIEPNMFESQLAKIYRIKSIPAKYLIGPDQIIMLADPSIRELDDFLAFQILKN
- a CDS encoding flavin reductase family protein, with product MKRIITPGTLPTPDLHQYLLGAVAPRPIAFVSTIDPEGRVNLAPYSFFNAFSSNPPILVFSSNRRVENNTTKDTLHNIMASRECVVNVVSYPIVRQMMVCSVDFPTGISEFEQTGLTPVPASQVKPPLVKESPVNMECRVTEILTLGDQGGAGHLIICNVVCMHIDESVLDENQRIDPHKIDLMGRMGRAFYVRASGAAVMSMPQSHKLPVVGYPKLPEHIRQSKFITANLIGALAGMKELPTNQEAITTILSWESGDQILKLDPDTKHQIAQEYFNGNHLEKAAALLMSI
- a CDS encoding quinone-dependent dihydroorotate dehydrogenase — encoded protein: MWKLLKSIFFLLDAELAHHLTMDLLVFSLKIPVISQLLKRSFKFESDLLHTEISGMKATNPIGLAAGFDKDGNWLNALMLLGFGHIELGTVTKRPQSGNPKPRLFRLIKDRSIINRMGFNNQGVDALVDRLKKFNKPDGLILGGNIGKNKESQDDQIIQDYLYCFTALFDFVDYFTINVSSPNTPGLRALQDKEPLNALLSAVQLENKKHLNRKPLFLKIAPDLSEEALDDILEVVQANDFSGIIVSNTTIDRPDFLIEKEIAKESGGLSGEALHVKSLHALQHLKSKAEPKLILIGVGGIMNEAVAIERLKAGANWIQIYTGMIYEGPWFIKKIKQELIKTKAYQRN